From a single Phacochoerus africanus isolate WHEZ1 chromosome 11, ROS_Pafr_v1, whole genome shotgun sequence genomic region:
- the TAF1D gene encoding TATA box-binding protein-associated factor RNA polymerase I subunit D: MDSRNCTTVSDSALEIENQSDSSSSGSSLFKTQCVPNPPNPPNPPKQRQRNPIRKYIYSPESIDTEDSSSDSSIEPRPLTLKAIFERFKRKKRKKKKKTKKKYKPTGRSRGRPKGRKNTRVSQINKIKFKDKGPGFPFLEAENGRKPLPWRKVLTFEQAVARGFFNYLEKLKYEYHLKESLKQMNVGEDLEREDLDSRRYKYLDDDGSISPIEELTAEEENATNLEHDECDIKLVENNYFIISSELPKKKNVYLKQEEYTEEAALPKKKASKSRKQNSGQRTECLEKEIGM; the protein is encoded by the exons ATGGATTCTCGCAATTGTACAACAGTTTCTGATTCAGCTTTGGAAATTGAGAATCAAAG tgACAGCTCTTCCTCTGGAAGCAGCTTATTTAAAACTCAGTGTGTTCCTAATCCTCCTAATCCACCTAATCCACCTAAACAGAGGCAAAGAAACcctattagaaaatatatttactcaCCTGAAAGTATTGATACAGAAGATTCATCTAGTGACTCATCTATAGAACCAAGACCATTGActttaaaagctatttttgaaagattcaaaagaaagaaacgtaagaagaagaagaagacgaagaagaaaTACAAGCCAACTGGAAGATCAAGGGGAAgaccaaaaggaaggaaaaacactAGAGtctcacaaataaataaaataaaatttaaagacaaaggGCCTGGTTTCCCATTTTTAGAagcagaaaatggaagaaaaccatTACCTTGGAGAAAAGTTTTAACCTTTGAG CAAGCAGTGGCAAGAGGATTTTTTAACTACCTTGAAAAATTGAAGTATGAATACCACCTCAAAGAatccttgaaacaaatgaatgtTGGTGAAGATTTAGAAAGAGAAGACCTTGATAGTCGTAGGTACAAATACTTGGATGATGATGGATCTATCTCTCCTATTGAAGAGTTAAC AGCCGAGGAGGAAAATGCAACAAATCTTGAACATGATGAATGTGATATTAAATTAGTG GagaataattatttcataataagTTCTGAATTACcaaagaagaagaatgtgtatttgaAACAAGAGGAATATACCGAAGAAGCTGCTTTGCCTAAAAAGAAAGCATCAaaatccagaaaacaaaacagtggaCAGAGGACAGAATGCCTTGAAAAGGAAATAGGAATGTGA
- the C11H11orf54 gene encoding ester hydrolase C11orf54 homolog isoform X1 gives MACAEYSFHVPSLEELVGVLQKGLKDNFADVQVSVVDCPDLTKEPFTFPVKGICGKPRIAEVGGVPYLLPLVNKKKVYDLNKIAKEIQLPGAFILGAGAGPFQTLGFNSEFMPVIQTECEHKPPVNGSYFARVNPEDGGCLLEKYSEKYHDFGCALLANLFASEGQPGKVIEVKAKRRTGDLNFVTCMRQTLENHYGDKPVGMGGTFMIQKGKVKTHIMPAEFSVCPLNSDEEVNNWLRFYEMKAPLVCLPVFVSRDPGFDLRLEHTHCFSHHGEGGHYHYDTTPDTVEYLGYFLPAEFLYRIDQPKETHLFGRD, from the exons atggCTTGTGCTGAGtattcttttcatgtgccaaGTCTAGAGGAACTTGTTGGAG TTCTGCAGAAGGGGCTGAAAGATAACTTTGCTGATGTCCAGGTCTCTGTAGTTGATTGCCCTGATTTGACTAAGGAGCCATTTACCTTTCCTGTAAAAG gcatctgTGGGAAACCTAGAATTGCAGAAGTAGGAGGTGTGCCTTACCTACTGCCtcttgtaaataaaaaaaaa GTTTATGATCTAAATAAGATTGCAAAAGAAATTCAGCTTCCTGGAGCTTTTATTCTTGGGGCAGGAGCAGGCCCGTTTCAGACTCTGGGATTCAATTCTGAG tttatgCCAGTTATTCAAACAGAATGTGAACACAAACCTCCTGTGAATGGAAGTTACTTTGCTCGTGTTAACCCTGAAGATGGAGGGTGCCTACTAGAGAAATACAGTGAGAAATACCATGATTTTGGGTGTGCATTACTGGCTAATCTTTTCGCCAGTGAGGGCCAACCTGGAAAG GTCATTGAGGTAAAAGCCAAAAGAAGAACTGGAGATCTTAACTTTGTGACTTGTATGAGACAGACTCTTGAAAACCATTATGGAGATAAGCCTGTAGGGATGGGAGGTACTTTCATGATTCAGAAGGGAAAAGTGAAGACTCACATTATG CCTGCAGAATTTTCTGTCTGCCCCTTGAACTCTGATGAAGAGGTGAATAACTGGTTGCGTTTTTATGAGATGAAGGCTCCTTTGGTTTGTTTGCCAGTTTTTGTCTCCAGGGACCCA GGGTTTGATTTGCGGTTGGAGCACACTCATTGTTTCAGTCACCATGGAGAAGGTGGACACTACCACTATGACACCACCCCAGATACAGTGGAATATCTTGGATACTTCTTACCTGCAGAGTTTCTCTATCGCATTGATCAACCAAAAGAGACCCATTTATTTGGGCGAGATTAA
- the C11H11orf54 gene encoding ester hydrolase C11orf54 homolog isoform X2, producing the protein MPVIQTECEHKPPVNGSYFARVNPEDGGCLLEKYSEKYHDFGCALLANLFASEGQPGKVIEVKAKRRTGDLNFVTCMRQTLENHYGDKPVGMGGTFMIQKGKVKTHIMPAEFSVCPLNSDEEVNNWLRFYEMKAPLVCLPVFVSRDPGFDLRLEHTHCFSHHGEGGHYHYDTTPDTVEYLGYFLPAEFLYRIDQPKETHLFGRD; encoded by the exons atgCCAGTTATTCAAACAGAATGTGAACACAAACCTCCTGTGAATGGAAGTTACTTTGCTCGTGTTAACCCTGAAGATGGAGGGTGCCTACTAGAGAAATACAGTGAGAAATACCATGATTTTGGGTGTGCATTACTGGCTAATCTTTTCGCCAGTGAGGGCCAACCTGGAAAG GTCATTGAGGTAAAAGCCAAAAGAAGAACTGGAGATCTTAACTTTGTGACTTGTATGAGACAGACTCTTGAAAACCATTATGGAGATAAGCCTGTAGGGATGGGAGGTACTTTCATGATTCAGAAGGGAAAAGTGAAGACTCACATTATG CCTGCAGAATTTTCTGTCTGCCCCTTGAACTCTGATGAAGAGGTGAATAACTGGTTGCGTTTTTATGAGATGAAGGCTCCTTTGGTTTGTTTGCCAGTTTTTGTCTCCAGGGACCCA GGGTTTGATTTGCGGTTGGAGCACACTCATTGTTTCAGTCACCATGGAGAAGGTGGACACTACCACTATGACACCACCCCAGATACAGTGGAATATCTTGGATACTTCTTACCTGCAGAGTTTCTCTATCGCATTGATCAACCAAAAGAGACCCATTTATTTGGGCGAGATTAA